The Bordetella sp. FB-8 genome includes a window with the following:
- a CDS encoding ABC transporter ATP-binding protein/permease, with amino-acid sequence MDWNAQVSDSLIWLAKTFCIVIVVSAIAAAVFARTTQWGRQFWRLAWPYFTPRRSGKPLAVVCLLILLSLFSVRMDVLFSFWYKGFYDALQKLDEPAFWHFLGLFAILAAIIVTRALIAYLINQAFDIHWRTWLNERLLQDWMQGRSYYRGQFVEPVVDNPDQRIQLDVSSFTSGSRTLALGVISSLVSMFAFTGILWQLSAPLMVLGLEIPRAMVFIVYLYVLVATWLAFRIGRPLIRLSFLSERLAANYRYALIRLRENAENVAFYQGERVENANLIRRFLAYIANLWALIYRTLKFDGFNLVVSQVAVVFPFLLQAPRFFSKAIQLGDVIQTAQAFGQVQDSLSFFRSSYDSFASYRATLDRLEGFLDSSAAARALPAVQSDERDAGLQLSGLSVSRPDGKSLLRDLDMTLLPGESVLIKGPSGSGKTTLLRAVAGLWPYAQGKVARPLGAQSLFLSQRPYLPLGELRGAVVYPGQADPADDARLRDVLGQVSLGHLAGKLDEAADWSRILSIGEQQRVAFARVLVNQPKVVFLDEATSATDEGLEHALYTLLRARLPDSVLVSVGHRSSLDAFHSHRLILDGVGGWQMAAV; translated from the coding sequence TTGGATTGGAACGCACAAGTGAGCGACAGCCTGATATGGCTGGCCAAGACCTTCTGCATTGTCATCGTCGTCTCGGCGATCGCGGCGGCGGTTTTCGCGCGCACCACCCAATGGGGGCGACAGTTCTGGCGCCTGGCCTGGCCTTATTTCACGCCCAGGCGCAGCGGCAAGCCGCTGGCGGTCGTCTGCCTGCTGATCCTGCTGTCGCTCTTCTCGGTGCGCATGGATGTGCTGTTTTCGTTCTGGTACAAGGGCTTCTACGACGCCTTGCAGAAGCTGGACGAACCGGCGTTCTGGCATTTCCTGGGCCTGTTCGCGATACTGGCCGCGATTATCGTGACGCGCGCCTTGATCGCTTACCTGATCAACCAGGCCTTCGACATCCACTGGCGCACCTGGCTCAACGAGCGCCTGCTGCAGGACTGGATGCAGGGACGCTCCTACTATCGCGGGCAATTCGTCGAACCGGTCGTGGACAACCCCGACCAGCGCATCCAGCTGGACGTGTCCTCGTTCACCTCGGGATCCAGGACGCTGGCCCTGGGCGTCATCAGCTCCCTGGTATCGATGTTCGCCTTCACCGGCATCCTGTGGCAGTTGTCGGCACCGCTCATGGTGCTGGGCCTCGAGATCCCGCGTGCCATGGTGTTCATCGTTTATCTGTATGTGCTGGTGGCGACCTGGCTGGCGTTTCGCATCGGCCGTCCTCTGATCCGCCTGAGCTTTCTGAGCGAGCGGCTGGCGGCCAACTACCGCTATGCGTTGATACGCCTGCGCGAGAATGCCGAGAACGTGGCCTTCTACCAGGGTGAGCGCGTCGAGAACGCAAACTTGATTCGGCGATTCCTGGCGTATATCGCCAATTTGTGGGCGCTGATCTACCGGACCCTGAAGTTCGACGGCTTCAATCTGGTGGTAAGCCAGGTGGCGGTGGTGTTTCCGTTTCTGCTGCAGGCGCCGCGTTTTTTCAGCAAGGCCATCCAGCTGGGCGACGTGATCCAGACCGCACAGGCCTTCGGCCAAGTGCAGGATTCGCTGTCCTTCTTCCGTTCTTCCTACGACAGCTTCGCCTCCTATCGTGCCACGCTGGATCGTCTCGAAGGTTTTCTCGATTCCAGCGCGGCCGCCCGCGCACTGCCGGCCGTGCAGAGCGACGAGCGGGACGCGGGCCTGCAGTTGAGCGGGCTGTCGGTGAGCCGGCCGGACGGAAAGTCGTTGCTGCGCGACCTGGACATGACACTGCTGCCGGGCGAATCGGTGCTGATCAAGGGGCCTTCGGGCAGTGGCAAGACCACGCTGCTGCGCGCGGTGGCCGGACTGTGGCCCTATGCGCAAGGCAAGGTGGCACGGCCCCTGGGCGCACAGTCGCTCTTTCTGTCTCAGCGTCCGTATTTGCCGTTGGGTGAGCTGCGCGGCGCGGTGGTGTATCCGGGCCAGGCAGACCCGGCCGACGATGCCCGTCTGCGGGATGTCCTGGGCCAGGTGAGCCTGGGACATCTTGCCGGCAAGTTGGACGAGGCGGCCGACTGGTCGCGCATTCTGTCCATCGGCGAGCAGCAGCGCGTGGCGTTTGCCCGCGTGCTGGTCAATCAGCCCAAGGTCGTGTTCCTGGACGAGGCCACCTCGGCCACCGATGAAGGTCTGGAGCATGCCTTGTACACGTTGCTGCGCGCCCGCCTTCCTGACAGCGTACTGGTCAGCGTCGGGCATCGCAGCTCGCTGGATGCCTTCCACAGCCATCGCTTGATACTCGATGGTGTCGGGGGATGGCAGATGGCGGCGGTTTAG
- a CDS encoding chromate transporter, translating to MSLFWTLFITFVPISLVTVGGGQTTIAAINRQVVDVHHWMTQAQFIDAFAITRMAPGPGSLLVTLIGWHVAGFWGAVATTLAMFGPPACLLFIIAYFWRRQKGAIWQLALEGGLRPVAAGMMAASVYVLVRALEGGWAAQAVALVSTALVMFTRLNALLLVLLGGVALILCQFAGVF from the coding sequence ATGTCCTTGTTCTGGACCTTGTTCATCACTTTCGTTCCCATTTCGCTGGTGACCGTGGGCGGTGGCCAGACCACGATCGCGGCGATCAACCGCCAGGTGGTCGACGTCCATCATTGGATGACACAGGCGCAGTTCATCGACGCGTTTGCCATTACCCGTATGGCGCCCGGCCCGGGGTCGCTGCTGGTTACCTTGATAGGCTGGCACGTGGCCGGATTCTGGGGGGCGGTGGCGACCACGCTGGCCATGTTCGGCCCTCCGGCCTGTCTGCTCTTTATCATTGCCTATTTCTGGCGCAGGCAAAAAGGCGCGATCTGGCAATTGGCATTGGAAGGGGGCCTGCGGCCCGTTGCAGCCGGCATGATGGCCGCATCGGTCTATGTGCTGGTGCGCGCGCTGGAAGGCGGCTGGGCGGCACAGGCGGTGGCATTGGTCTCGACTGCGCTGGTGATGTTTACGCGTCTCAATGCCTTGCTGCTGGTGCTGCTGGGTGGCGTGGCGCTGATTTTGTGCCAGTTCGCAGGCGTGTTCTGA
- a CDS encoding chromate transporter: MQSTALDNARPPTAWGLFLIFSRIGLTSFGGGLSGWLLREFVQDRHWMQEEAFLNGLAVSQALPGVNVTNMAIWIGFHLVGPRGAAAALAGIILPPAVLAVLLSVAFALLSGYPLVHIWLDGAAAAAIGLSLSMAIRAVRRVRRQVLPLFLVALVFVMIIVLHQSLVWVVVAVAPVSVALEYARLRMARKRA, translated from the coding sequence ATGCAATCGACCGCGCTCGATAATGCAAGGCCCCCCACTGCCTGGGGCCTTTTCCTCATTTTCTCGCGCATCGGCCTGACCAGCTTTGGCGGGGGGCTGAGCGGCTGGCTGCTGCGCGAGTTCGTGCAGGATCGGCACTGGATGCAAGAGGAGGCGTTCCTCAATGGTCTGGCGGTTTCCCAGGCATTGCCCGGCGTGAACGTGACCAATATGGCCATTTGGATCGGCTTTCACCTGGTCGGTCCGCGCGGCGCGGCGGCGGCCTTGGCGGGCATCATTTTGCCTCCCGCAGTCCTGGCGGTGCTGCTCAGCGTGGCGTTTGCGCTGCTGTCGGGTTACCCGCTGGTGCATATCTGGCTCGATGGCGCGGCCGCGGCGGCCATCGGTCTGTCGCTGTCCATGGCGATCCGGGCGGTGCGGCGTGTGCGCCGGCAGGTCCTGCCGCTGTTTCTGGTCGCGCTGGTGTTCGTGATGATCATCGTCCTGCATCAGTCGCTGGTGTGGGTGGTGGTGGCCGTGGCGCCCGTCAGCGTCGCGTTGGAATACGCGCGGCTGCGAATGGCGAGGAAACGGGCGTGA
- a CDS encoding SlyX family protein translates to MTEESETERRLTELEVKLSFTEDTLDQLNHTIFRQQQQMDLLLRELAELRRQMPVDPGRGGNPRDELPPHY, encoded by the coding sequence ATGACTGAAGAAAGCGAGACCGAACGCCGCCTGACCGAGCTCGAAGTCAAATTGAGCTTTACCGAGGACACGCTCGATCAGCTCAATCACACGATTTTCCGCCAGCAGCAGCAGATGGATCTGCTGCTGCGCGAATTGGCCGAACTGCGCCGCCAGATGCCCGTCGATCCGGGGCGGGGCGGCAATCCGCGCGATGAGCTGCCGCCGCATTATTGA
- a CDS encoding ABC transporter permease, which yields MNWYGIQAIYRFEMARAWRTLMQSVASPVISTALYFVVFGSAIGGHMGQIDNVSYGAFIVPGMVMLSLLTQSTSNASFGIYMPRFSGTIYEILSAPVSYIEIVMGYVGAAASKSILLGVIIMVTARAFVPFHIEHPVLMLGFLVLTSLSFSLFGFIIGIWADGFEKLQIIPLMILTPLTFLGGTFYSIRMLPPFWQKVTLFNPVVYLINGFRWSFYGVADVAVGVSLGMTVLFLVVCLGIIRWIFHTGYRMKQ from the coding sequence ATGAATTGGTACGGTATACAAGCGATCTATCGCTTCGAAATGGCCCGCGCCTGGCGCACGCTGATGCAGAGCGTGGCTTCGCCGGTAATCTCCACCGCGCTGTATTTCGTGGTCTTCGGCTCGGCCATCGGCGGGCACATGGGACAGATCGACAACGTGAGCTATGGGGCATTTATCGTGCCGGGCATGGTGATGTTGTCGCTTCTGACGCAGAGCACGTCCAATGCGTCGTTCGGCATCTATATGCCGCGCTTCTCGGGCACCATCTACGAAATCCTCTCGGCGCCGGTGTCCTACATCGAGATCGTCATGGGATATGTAGGTGCGGCGGCCAGCAAGTCCATCCTGCTGGGCGTCATCATCATGGTCACGGCGCGTGCCTTCGTGCCTTTCCACATCGAGCATCCGGTGCTGATGCTGGGCTTTCTGGTGCTCACTTCGCTGTCCTTTAGCCTTTTCGGCTTCATCATCGGCATCTGGGCCGACGGCTTCGAGAAGCTGCAGATCATCCCGCTCATGATCCTCACGCCGCTGACCTTCCTGGGCGGCACCTTCTATTCGATCAGAATGCTGCCGCCGTTCTGGCAGAAGGTCACGCTCTTTAACCCGGTGGTTTACCTGATCAACGGTTTTCGCTGGAGCTTCTATGGCGTGGCCGACGTGGCGGTGGGTGTGAGCCTGGGCATGACGGTGCTGTTCCTGGTGGTCTGCCTGGGCATCATTCGCTGGATATTTCACACGGGCTATCGCATGAAGCAGTAA
- a CDS encoding ABC transporter ATP-binding protein, giving the protein MQPVISVQGVSKTYASGHQALKNVDLDIQPGEIFALLGPNGAGKTTLISIICGIVNASSGHVRADGLDILRDYRAARAKIGLVPQELTTDAFETVWNTVSFSRGLFGMAPDPAHIEKVLRDLSLWDKKDERIRALSGGMKRRVMIAKALSHEPRILFLDEPSAGVDVELRRGMWEMVRHLRENGVTIILTTHYIEEAQEMADRVGVIRKGEIILVEETAALMRKLGRKQLALSLVAPLAAIPEALRGDPLELSADGMRLVYTYDQHREGSGSIAGLLARVGEAGIAFNDLQSSESSLEEIFVSLVSERQGGAKQ; this is encoded by the coding sequence GTGCAGCCCGTCATTTCCGTGCAGGGCGTGTCCAAGACTTATGCGTCGGGACACCAGGCTCTCAAGAACGTCGACCTCGACATCCAGCCGGGCGAGATCTTCGCGCTGCTGGGTCCGAACGGCGCCGGCAAAACCACGCTGATCAGCATCATCTGCGGCATCGTCAACGCCAGTTCGGGCCACGTGCGCGCCGACGGGCTGGACATTCTGCGGGATTATCGCGCCGCACGCGCCAAGATTGGCCTGGTCCCGCAGGAACTCACCACCGACGCCTTCGAGACCGTATGGAACACGGTTTCGTTCTCGCGCGGCCTGTTCGGCATGGCGCCCGACCCAGCGCACATCGAGAAGGTGCTGCGCGATCTTTCCCTGTGGGACAAAAAAGACGAACGCATCCGCGCCCTGTCCGGTGGTATGAAGCGCCGCGTGATGATCGCCAAGGCGCTCTCGCACGAGCCGCGCATCCTTTTCCTGGACGAGCCCAGCGCCGGGGTCGACGTGGAGCTGCGCCGGGGCATGTGGGAGATGGTGCGGCATCTGCGCGAAAACGGAGTGACCATCATTCTGACCACGCATTACATCGAGGAAGCCCAGGAGATGGCCGACCGCGTCGGCGTGATCCGCAAGGGCGAGATCATCCTGGTCGAGGAAACCGCCGCGCTGATGCGCAAGCTGGGCCGCAAGCAGCTCGCCCTGAGCCTGGTCGCGCCGCTCGCGGCCATACCCGAGGCGCTGCGCGGCGATCCGCTCGAACTGTCGGCCGACGGCATGAGGCTGGTCTACACCTACGATCAGCATCGGGAAGGCAGCGGCAGCATCGCCGGCCTGCTGGCGCGGGTGGGCGAGGCGGGCATCGCCTTCAACGATCTGCAGTCGTCGGAAAGCTCGCTGGAAGAAATCTTCGTCAGCCTGGTGAGCGAGCGGCAGGGAGGCGCTAAACAATGA
- a CDS encoding organic hydroperoxide resistance protein, producing the protein MSLEKVLYRAQAQATGGRDGHAVSSDKVLDVKLTVPRELGGAGDVGTNPEQLFAAGYSACFIGAMKFVAGRDKFAIPAEVSVQGNVGIGPIPTGFGIEVELKISLPGMDPAQARELVERAHIVCPYSNATRGNIDVTLTLL; encoded by the coding sequence ATGTCTCTCGAAAAAGTCCTCTATCGTGCCCAAGCCCAGGCTACTGGTGGCCGCGACGGCCACGCCGTGTCATCCGACAAGGTCCTGGATGTCAAGTTGACGGTTCCACGCGAACTGGGCGGTGCCGGCGATGTCGGCACTAATCCCGAGCAGCTCTTCGCGGCAGGCTATTCGGCCTGTTTCATCGGGGCCATGAAGTTCGTGGCCGGCCGCGACAAGTTCGCCATCCCGGCGGAGGTGTCGGTACAGGGCAATGTGGGCATCGGCCCCATTCCCACGGGCTTTGGCATCGAAGTGGAGCTGAAGATATCCCTTCCCGGCATGGATCCGGCGCAGGCCCGGGAACTGGTCGAGCGCGCGCACATCGTCTGCCCGTATTCGAACGCCACGCGCGGCAATATCGATGTGACGCTGACCTTGCTGTAA
- a CDS encoding MarR family winged helix-turn-helix transcriptional regulator, which translates to MNARTRVSSHQAAKPEIQAPLQLDSQLCFALHSTALAMQKVYRKLLGGLGLTYPQYLVMLVLWERDGLILSEIGRRLFLDSATLTPLLKRMEAAGLIRRTRDERDERQVVIDLTAQGRALKRQAAGIPPQILCATACAPETLHRLKDELVQLRGHLAQYE; encoded by the coding sequence ATGAACGCCCGTACTCGTGTCTCGTCCCATCAGGCAGCCAAGCCTGAGATCCAGGCCCCTTTGCAGTTGGACAGCCAGCTTTGTTTCGCGCTGCATTCCACTGCGCTGGCAATGCAGAAGGTCTACCGCAAGCTGCTGGGCGGCCTGGGCCTGACCTATCCGCAGTATCTGGTGATGCTGGTGCTGTGGGAGCGCGATGGACTCATCCTGTCCGAGATCGGCAGGCGCCTGTTTCTGGATTCGGCCACGCTCACGCCGCTGCTCAAGCGCATGGAGGCCGCTGGCCTGATCCGCCGCACCCGCGACGAGCGCGATGAGCGCCAGGTCGTGATCGACCTGACGGCCCAGGGCAGGGCGCTCAAGCGACAAGCGGCCGGCATTCCGCCGCAGATCCTGTGCGCCACGGCTTGTGCGCCCGAAACCTTGCACCGGCTGAAAGACGAACTGGTGCAACTGCGCGGGCATCTGGCGCAGTACGAGTAG
- a CDS encoding GNAT family N-acetyltransferase codes for MKPYEIEVVPGEASLNELSKGDYPDAGAPWRDTPGGGAADSGQPAVLSFDPVQACDFDAMADLRALAMQPSLERLDRFDPERSRRRLRAGFVPARMRWICLNGERVGFYSLFAHESAWCLDHFYLHPCAQGRGVGSAVMRLLCAQTQEAPMRVAALRASESNAFYRRHGFVRTGESEWDIEYERAAGPVS; via the coding sequence ATGAAGCCGTACGAAATCGAAGTTGTTCCCGGCGAGGCGTCGCTGAATGAATTGAGCAAGGGTGATTACCCCGATGCCGGCGCGCCCTGGCGCGATACCCCGGGCGGTGGGGCGGCCGATTCGGGCCAGCCCGCCGTGCTTTCATTCGACCCAGTCCAGGCCTGCGACTTCGATGCCATGGCCGATCTGCGCGCGCTGGCCATGCAGCCCAGCCTGGAACGGCTTGATCGTTTTGATCCGGAGCGGTCCCGGCGGCGCCTGCGAGCCGGTTTCGTGCCGGCGCGTATGCGCTGGATCTGCCTGAACGGCGAGCGCGTCGGGTTTTATTCGCTCTTTGCACACGAATCTGCCTGGTGCCTGGATCATTTCTATCTGCATCCTTGCGCGCAGGGCCGCGGCGTGGGCAGCGCGGTGATGCGGCTTTTGTGCGCGCAGACGCAGGAGGCGCCCATGCGGGTCGCGGCCCTGCGCGCCAGCGAGTCGAATGCGTTTTACCGACGGCACGGCTTTGTGCGGACCGGCGAATCGGAGTGGGATATCGAATACGAGAGGGCCGCCGGGCCAGTATCTTGA
- the recO gene encoding DNA repair protein RecO, translating to MSKRAQRITDTPGYMLHASAWRETSLVVQAFSREHGCLALVAKGAKRPYSVLRPVLSAFQPLSLSWTGGGEVKTLTRAEPAGVRPLGGGALMSAWYMNELLLRLLPREDAHPALFDAYDAALARLAGGSRAAGALRRFEWILLRETGYGLDEDDPDFEDPRIEPELRRSLRDRLEANLAGRPLSTRKVLMALQRY from the coding sequence GTGAGCAAGCGCGCCCAGCGCATCACCGATACTCCGGGCTACATGCTTCATGCCTCGGCATGGCGCGAGACATCGCTGGTGGTTCAGGCCTTCTCGCGCGAGCACGGCTGCCTGGCCCTGGTGGCCAAGGGCGCCAAGCGGCCTTACTCCGTTTTGCGGCCCGTGCTCTCGGCCTTCCAGCCGTTGTCGCTGTCGTGGACGGGAGGCGGGGAGGTCAAGACGCTGACCCGCGCCGAACCCGCGGGCGTGCGGCCGCTGGGCGGCGGCGCGCTGATGTCGGCCTGGTACATGAACGAGCTGCTGCTGCGCCTGCTGCCGCGTGAAGACGCGCATCCGGCGCTGTTCGATGCCTATGATGCGGCCCTGGCTCGACTGGCCGGCGGTTCGCGCGCCGCCGGCGCGCTGCGGCGTTTCGAATGGATACTACTACGCGAAACGGGCTACGGCCTGGACGAGGACGACCCCGATTTCGAGGATCCGCGCATCGAACCCGAGCTGCGCCGCAGCCTGCGCGACCGCCTCGAAGCCAATCTGGCCGGCAGGCCGCTGTCCACGCGCAAAGTGCTGATGGCCTTGCAGCGGTATTGA
- the era gene encoding GTPase Era, with protein sequence MNQVSDTHAGGFRAGFVAVVGRPNVGKSTLMNALIGSKISIVSRKAQTTRHRIHGVLTREREQFVFVDTPGFQKRHGGAMNRMMNRVVTQALADVDVVVHVVEAGKWTDGDAQLLPLLPASERTILVVSKIDAVKNRDELFPFVGKIMAQHAYGAVVPVSAAKAQQLDQLLAEIATRLPEGEPMFEEDTLTDRSMRFIAAELVREKIFRLVGDELPYGCTVVIEQWEETEATARVSACVVVERDSHRPILLGAGGQHMKRIATEARQDIAKLLDKNVHLEVYIKVRKGWSDRESALRDLGYE encoded by the coding sequence ATGAACCAAGTTTCCGATACGCACGCAGGCGGATTTCGCGCCGGCTTCGTCGCCGTGGTGGGCCGACCCAACGTGGGCAAGTCCACGCTGATGAACGCACTCATCGGCAGCAAGATCTCCATCGTTTCGCGCAAGGCGCAGACCACGCGGCACCGCATTCACGGCGTGCTCACGCGCGAGCGCGAGCAGTTCGTTTTCGTCGACACGCCGGGCTTTCAGAAGCGTCACGGCGGCGCCATGAACCGCATGATGAACCGCGTGGTCACCCAGGCCCTGGCGGATGTGGATGTGGTGGTTCACGTGGTCGAGGCCGGCAAATGGACCGACGGCGACGCGCAACTGCTGCCCCTGCTGCCGGCGAGCGAACGCACCATTCTCGTGGTCAGCAAGATCGACGCGGTCAAAAACCGCGACGAACTCTTTCCCTTCGTGGGTAAGATCATGGCGCAGCACGCCTATGGCGCTGTCGTGCCCGTGAGCGCTGCGAAGGCGCAGCAGCTGGATCAATTGCTGGCCGAGATCGCCACGCGCCTGCCCGAGGGCGAGCCCATGTTCGAGGAGGACACGCTCACCGATCGATCCATGCGCTTTATCGCCGCCGAACTGGTGCGCGAGAAGATTTTTCGCCTGGTCGGTGATGAACTGCCCTACGGCTGTACCGTGGTCATCGAACAGTGGGAGGAAACCGAGGCCACGGCCCGCGTGTCCGCCTGTGTGGTGGTCGAGCGCGACAGTCACCGGCCCATCCTGCTCGGTGCGGGCGGGCAGCACATGAAGCGCATCGCCACCGAGGCGCGCCAGGACATCGCCAAGCTCCTGGACAAGAACGTGCACCTGGAGGTTTACATCAAGGTGCGCAAGGGCTGGTCGGACCGTGAAAGCGCGCTGCGCGACCTCGGTTACGAGTAA
- the rnc gene encoding ribonuclease III codes for MPLATLETRLDHRFRDQALLEQALTHRSHGARHNERLEFLGDSVLNFVIAAMLFEKYGKLDEGDLSRLRANLVKQASLVDVAQRLELSQHLRLGEGELKSGGFRRPSILADAVEAIFGAVFQDAGFEAARKVVLKLYQPVMANVDPKTLGKDAKTLLQEFLQGRKLPLPLYTVVATHGAAHSQQFEVECAVPAFDIKVLAAGSSRRAAEQSAATLALEAAQAASPSLRAPRKTSKARKTTQLSLPVAVAQEVK; via the coding sequence CTGCCTCTCGCCACCCTGGAAACCCGCCTGGACCACCGCTTCCGCGATCAGGCCCTGCTCGAGCAGGCGCTGACGCACCGCAGCCACGGCGCGCGCCACAACGAGCGGCTGGAATTTCTGGGTGATTCGGTGCTCAATTTCGTGATCGCCGCCATGCTGTTCGAAAAATACGGCAAGCTGGACGAAGGCGATCTTTCCCGCCTGCGTGCCAACCTGGTCAAGCAGGCCTCGCTGGTCGACGTGGCGCAGCGCTTGGAGCTGTCGCAGCATCTGCGTCTAGGCGAGGGCGAACTCAAGAGTGGCGGCTTTCGCCGTCCTTCCATCCTGGCCGACGCGGTCGAGGCTATCTTCGGCGCGGTGTTCCAGGACGCCGGGTTCGAGGCGGCGCGCAAAGTCGTGCTCAAGCTCTACCAGCCGGTGATGGCCAACGTCGATCCCAAGACCCTGGGCAAGGACGCCAAGACGCTTTTGCAGGAATTCCTGCAGGGACGCAAGCTGCCGCTGCCTCTGTATACCGTGGTGGCCACCCATGGCGCCGCGCACAGTCAGCAGTTCGAGGTTGAATGCGCCGTCCCGGCCTTCGACATCAAGGTCCTGGCGGCCGGCTCCAGCCGCCGCGCGGCCGAACAGTCCGCCGCCACGCTGGCGCTCGAGGCCGCTCAGGCCGCCAGTCCGTCGCTGCGTGCGCCTCGCAAGACCAGCAAGGCCCGCAAGACCACCCAGCTGTCGCTGCCCGTTGCGGTGGCGCAAGAGGTTAAATGA
- the lepB gene encoding signal peptidase I: MSWNFALILFVLLVMTGIVWVLDLAWLRRGRATRAQAAVAAYDTAAAYNTQLSDAERERERQEVGEKAGKMPWWVEYSISFFPVILFVFALRSFVVEPFRIPSGSMLPTLQNGDLILVSKFSDGIRLPIVDRKIVTTGGIQRGDVIVFRYPADPSQDYIKRVVGLPGDKIAYLDKNLYVNGKLVTHVRDGDYFDPDQGYVSKYTEQLGGVKHEILLNDQRSAQLGPIWNYPHLNDCQYSGTDERCTVPPGNYFAMGDNRDNSEDSRYWGFVPDGNIVGKAFFIWMNFSHPSRIGRFH, translated from the coding sequence ATGAGTTGGAATTTCGCCCTGATCCTGTTTGTGCTGCTGGTGATGACCGGCATCGTATGGGTCCTGGATCTGGCCTGGCTGCGCCGCGGCCGGGCCACGCGCGCCCAGGCCGCCGTCGCGGCTTACGACACGGCCGCTGCCTACAACACGCAACTCTCGGACGCCGAGCGCGAGCGCGAGCGCCAGGAGGTGGGCGAGAAAGCCGGCAAGATGCCCTGGTGGGTCGAGTACTCGATCAGCTTCTTTCCGGTGATTCTGTTCGTCTTTGCGCTGCGATCGTTCGTGGTCGAACCCTTTCGCATCCCGTCGGGTTCGATGCTGCCCACCTTGCAAAATGGCGACCTGATCCTGGTCAGCAAGTTCAGTGACGGCATTCGGCTGCCCATCGTGGACCGCAAGATCGTCACAACCGGGGGGATACAGCGCGGCGACGTCATCGTGTTCCGCTACCCGGCCGACCCGAGCCAGGACTACATCAAGCGAGTCGTCGGACTGCCGGGCGACAAGATTGCCTACCTGGATAAGAACCTCTACGTCAATGGAAAACTGGTGACGCATGTTCGCGATGGCGATTATTTCGATCCCGATCAGGGATACGTCTCGAAATACACCGAGCAATTGGGTGGCGTAAAGCACGAAATCCTGCTAAATGACCAACGTTCGGCGCAACTTGGCCCAATCTGGAACTACCCGCACCTGAACGACTGCCAGTACTCCGGCACCGACGAGCGCTGCACGGTGCCCCCGGGCAATTACTTCGCCATGGGTGATAACCGCGACAACAGTGAGGACAGCCGCTATTGGGGCTTTGTTCCTGACGGTAATATCGTGGGCAAGGCCTTCTTCATCTGGATGAATTTCAGCCATCCCAGCCGTATCGGCCGCTTTCATTAA